TAAACGCGCTCTGCGGCCTCAACATGACCATGAGCCTGCTGGACCACCCGGCGGTGGCCAAGCGGGAACCGGTCAAGTGGTTTTACGGCGCGGCCGACGGCGATACCTTTCGGGCGCGCCTCCTGCCCACGCTGGCCGGCTTGCGGGGGCTAAGGGCCATCGAGGGCGCGCGCGTCTTGCAGGTCGGCGGCACGGCGCCGGGCTTCTACGGCCTCGAGGAGAGCCCCGAACTGGCCTCGGTGACCGTCGAGACGAAGGGCCTGGCGGAGCTCTTCGCGCGGGTGGAGGAGGTCGACGAGCGCGAGGCCTTTAGGCGGGCGCAGGCCTGGGAGGAGCGGGAAGCGAACCACAACGTCCCTTTCGAGCAGCTGAAGACCGTCTCGAGGCTCGAGCTCGCCCTCGCCAGGATGGCCGAAGAGGGTGGCTACCACGCCCTGGCGCTGCGCTGCTGGCCCGAACTTCCCGACCGCTGCGGGGCGATGGGCTGCGCCGCCCTGGCGCGCCTGGGCGACGCCGACATGCCCGCGGCCTGCGAGGGCGACGTGATGGGCGCGCTCTCCATGCTCGCCCTGCAGGGCGTGAGCGAGAGGCCCGCCACCCTGATGGACCTCTCCGACGTAGACGAGAGCGACGACAGCCTGCTCTTCTGGCACTGCGGCAACGCGCCCGCGAGCTGGGCCGCCGAGAGCGGCACGCGCCTCACCACCCACTTTAACCGTGACACGCTCGGCGCGGTGCGCGACATGGTGCTCAGGCCCGGCCCGGCGACGGGCTTTCGCCTGCTGCGCGGTGGCCGGGGCGCGGTGATCCTCTCGGGCCGCTTTGGCGAGCCCAGCAAGCCGAGCTTCGACGGGGTGCGCGGCTGGCTCCGCGACCTGCACTGGGACGGCGAGCGGCGGAGCGCCTACGGCGTCGTCGCGGGCGTGCTCGACTACCGCCTGCCCC
This DNA window, taken from Deinococcota bacterium, encodes the following:
- a CDS encoding fucose isomerase, encoding MIRPIFKGDSRRVAAESEAGLRRLGEEMGFELVTRDVTVSEAGDAERVSREIAAEALDFLLIQHSTFATGDLLAPLLGAARRVGVWAVPEAAGLESGIGPGAGSGPLPLNALCGLNMTMSLLDHPAVAKREPVKWFYGAADGDTFRARLLPTLAGLRGLRAIEGARVLQVGGTAPGFYGLEESPELASVTVETKGLAELFARVEEVDEREAFRRAQAWEEREANHNVPFEQLKTVSRLELALARMAEEGGYHALALRCWPELPDRCGAMGCAALARLGDADMPAACEGDVMGALSMLALQGVSERPATLMDLSDVDESDDSLLFWHCGNAPASWAAESGTRLTTHFNRDTLGAVRDMVLRPGPATGFRLLRGGRGAVILSGRFGEPSKPSFDGVRGWLRDLHWDGERRSAYGVVAGVLDYRLPHHLAFGEGELTGALRELCLWLGAQPLAAPPEGAGP